The Aethina tumida isolate Nest 87 chromosome 5, icAetTumi1.1, whole genome shotgun sequence genomic sequence tataattatatgcagTAATTTCAATGGACTCGATTATACGAGCAGCATCCCCTTGAAGACACGAgcgcaaataataaagtttttgaacgTCGGACAAAGATTCATTTGCATGTATCAATGACTTAAATGCATCGCGAAATTCTAGCCAACCGTCATAGTGGCCCTTAAAACAAGGTAGATTTATTGTAGGCAATTTTATACCTGTAATTGGATTGCTCGCGACtgtatctgatgatgacgtattcgattgtgtttgattatttatggtataattgttgattaatttagtaatttttgttgtaacgtcATAGAATGAATCTTCAAACTCCGCCAATTCAGAACTATCCTCATTATCTTCTAGGTAGTCtatttctgtacaaatggtagaaaattcatctaatatacacgaatgtttttccaaacgaATTCTTAATTGTGCTATTAATTCGTCATTAATGTTTGCGGTGTCTATAGAGTTTACGTAATTTTGCAACCTGGTCAGCTTGCCTTTGATTGTACGacgtttacattgtaatttcttaatgctttcagtagacattgtgatcgttttgtttttcaaatgtaaaggattttttaaattggcaaatgtgCATGCAGGTAGTAGATGGGAAACAAACTTACCGACTCAAGTGGTTGTAGACACGTGTTACGCAGGCCTTTCGACTTGAAACCAATGGTTGTGGACACGTGCAATGCAGGCCCTTTTGACTTGAAACCCTGGTATGTTCTTGAAATGACCTTGATGTTGCTATGATTGTTGATTAGACTTCCCTTTGCTGGAATTCTTCTGGAATCGATGCCAAATCCAAACTTGACTTGCCTGCACTGGTTATTTCAACTGGAACCGTTGCCAATTGAACACTAATTGCTGTTTTCGGTACGACGGAACTTATCGCCACGTATTCTTCTGTGTGTTGAACAGGTGTTTTCCGTTCGCCCTTGCTTCTTGTTGATCTTGTACACGTAATccggctcgaaggaccaatgttttgtatgtgtaatagtttctgctcgaaggaccaatgttttgtatgtgctggactagtaaaactgccaagtttgtgatttttctgtttattttgctcggagcatctgaacgttgtgtgttgctctcgagctgacttaaaagtaagtaacttaaagctaattcaccctaactaactacggggagggggttgcgcattagacgttgccaatgttgacaaatgctctaacataTACCTTTTTATGCAGTATAATAAACATTCACCAGATCACAAAAAACAGCCACTCATTTGAGTGTTTCTTCTGCTTGTGACAGcatttctaattttagttGTTGATAATGTTTCTTATGActcatgtttttaatgaaacttaGATTGTGATTTTAGTTGTAGTTTAGTTATTACTTTGTGTGTGTAAGTTTTCTGTATCCAGACATGTGAACTGTTCTTATCCTCCTTAACTAGGACATCTAAGAACTGTATGGACTTATCATTTTCCACTTCTGTAATGAATCAAATGGTTGAAAATTCATTGATTATCTGTTCCAGAAACCggattattgaatatattggcAATTGTTATTAGAAGTGAAATTCTAATACAAGTCATATTTCATGTGTCCTACATACTTATTCCATTTCAGGtatggtaataataaaatgatatctTACTTTCAGTttaccataatttttatttccaacccttcaataatgataatacttctgttttaagatttaacataatttttgaataaaggcATTTTCACttgttttttatgtgtttgattaaaatgtatttattaaattaaataaatattgaataatatattttaatttctagacATCTGACCCAACAATGAAAATATGCTGCCATCATCTAATCAAGTTCAGTTGCATGGTTTAGACAGTGGTTCCGAGGAGAACTGCCATCAGGATGCCGATTTACCcatggtaaatttatttatatattattacatatactTTTAACTTACTCATTTACATTCAAAATAGTATGAGGTTTCAAATGTTTGCTGTTTCGTGTGCAGtttgaagtaattaaataaaatttaataaaattaagacaaaataTTGCATTGATCTAAAAAcagacaaaacaaaattattccccttttacaaacaataatataatatatcctaataataaaattaattaatttttcagatgaataataatgggattgaaaatataaaattaagaggaGATTCGGTGagtattatcattttaaaactttatttaaagacGTCATACATATGTTTGCGttcctttaaaattcaaaattcggTATGAGCCTTTTGGGTGACActcctaaaaatatttcagaaagcTGCCAAATTAGGAGACCGATACGAAACATCAATCCTGACTCATCTCGCAATTCGATGCGCATTAGATAAAACGATTCGAAACTTCCAAATTGTATACAACGCGAAAGACCACGGTGATTTGGACGACATCGTTATCAACGAAGATAATCGCTTTATGACCTGTGTGCAACTCAAACATAAAGCAGAACGAAGCAACATTTCGTTGGAATacaaaaaattcgaaaaaacTTATAACGATGTACTTGTACCAAAATATCAGAATCATTTTCAAAAAggtttgaaattaaacattatagtTTTGTCCAATTCAAATGTTAGACTTCctgaaaacatgaaaaaaattgtaagaaatgaGGAAGTTTGGAGAATAAGTTTAGTACCGGAAACGGAGAAGTGTTCCAACTTGAACATGTAAATGGAGCTGATGAGACTCCggaattttacaaaaacttgTATCTATTCTCCAAACAGGCTGCTTATTCTCATAGCAGAGACATGTTAgcgaatgatttaaaaaatgttgttaatgttaatcaGATTCAGGttctttattcatatttctctGAGAGTGTTGTAGGAAGAACTGAACCATTTACCGCAGATGAAATTCGTTCAGTTCTTAtcgaatgtattttaaaacctgcttttatttttgataacaaCACCAACATCATATTAAACGAcaccataataaatttatttaaaactgttttaaaaaatacaacactAATAACAATCGAAAATAATTATcaggaattatttataagtttggTTAATCAATGTTTTATGAATGAACTGATAGAATATAATTGcgattttaatcattatagtAAAGAAATTCCACAAATAGATCTCAATACATTGTTTCAAGAtagtcaaattaataaatatttgtctcACAAACAGGAGCCTTATACTTACGAAGATCTTTTATTCGTCTTATGGCAGATTGGAAGATGCCTAAGTATTGTCAATTATACCgaatacaaaaacaatatcGATTTCTTCTTGGAACATTTTGCCAATAACAGAAGATCTCTCGTTTTGATAGTTGACGTTAATCACTCAGTTATATCCAAAGATGCCATAATCTTTAGTAACTTGtctttattcaaaaatgttgaCAAAGCAaccaaaattaactttttgaatggattaaaaataaaagttggtGACGGAGATCGGACACTGAATGCTTTAATTGGGGATGAAGATTTGGCAATGGAATCTATAAcaccaaatattttactagCACTATTAAATGGCTCATTGACGATCAACGACTCGATAAATAAACATGATATTTATATACCTCGAACTTTAAGAACAAATTTATACACTGATTCTATATTTGAAATacccaacattttatttatagtacatAACGACGATTCAAAATTAGatctaaaacaatttcttaaaaagcaATCACAATACACAAATGTTAACGTTGTTAATTCAAAAtggccaataaaaataaccaaagaaaaaatttcgaatattaacaGAAATTGCTGttgtttgttcaaatttaatgggaaatatttgatttatgcgCACAAAGGCTCAATAAATCATTTGGGAAGACATTTAGAGGAAACGATTTTAGATGAAGAAACAATGATTAATGATCCGAATATAATGATTAAGGTGGTTTCTGGAGATGCAGGAATgggaaaaagttatttaatgcACGAATTTCAAAGGAAACTCTTGGAAAATGGAAAGTTGCCTATTTACTTCAAGTTAGATTCTATTTATGAAGAAATGAATCAACTTGATCAAAACACAAATGCTTACATAAACTATTTAACTAAACATTTGGGAAATGGTGAGAATGATGaagaaagattaaaatttcttaaatgtgTGATACAACACAATATAAATGAACAGAAAATCATGTTACTGTTGGATGGTTTTGATGAAGCCAAATTGGACTGCaatgtcattaattttttttcatttttgaatttgcaaattataatatcaacAAGAACACACAAGTTACAAACACTTGAAGAGAATTGTGACTGTCCACATTtttctttacaaaatttatcacGCGAGGATAGAAGAAACTTTTTCAAGGAATCTTATAAAACTGAAGACGATAAGAAATTGGATGAACTGATTCAAGTACTAGAAGACAACGTAGAAGAATCTTTAATGGGTATTCCTTTGCAAATCAAACATGTTGtcgatattttttcaaatattgatgattttcttcaaaataaagaCAACATCAACATATTGTTtctgtatgaaaaatttttagaaaaacatctTTATCTTTTTGtggaaatgaaatatatttacaaaaatttgcatgtaaattttttttggGCACAacgttactaaaatatatacctGAAATCCGCAtttctgaattaaataaagtaaaatctgGCTTTgaaggaaataataaaataaattttattatcacagGATTCGATAGCTACGATAATCCTCGATTTGTGCATAAGACTTATGCAGAATTCCTTTGTGCAAAGTTCTTAACAGAAATAGTAGAAGATTTATCaccatttataattaaggAATTGTGCGAACAAGaggatttattaaaagtgaGATATTTCTTTGATGTTATTACTTGCagagaattaaaattacaatcggCATTACTATTAAAGAACAATAATCTCATAGATGCTTACTTAAGGGACGAAGAATGTTTACGGGAAAAAGACAAATTTGGTTGAACCGTTTTGCACATTGCATCATCATATGGACATCGTCACTCCCAAATATACAGGATGTATTTTCGAAATAACTCATCACAGttacatgtaaataaattttacttagacTTCACTAttccagaaaaaatattagagcAATTGTTATGGAACATgcgatttaaaaacattaaattttccgAAGACAACTGGAAGAAATCCCCTTTAGATTACGCGTTCAATTCTAGAAGTTTCGATTTTCTCGAACACCTTTTCTTAGATTTTCGTCAACGTTTTCCTTGGCGAAATGAAAGAATTATAGCCGAATTGATAATTGTTTCTGCGACTTATGATTAtcaaactatatttaatattttatttaaatcatttacttattttaatatttttaaaaaaaataaatttagtatgtttATCAGAACTACAGACTTTGAAAAAGAAGTATGAACTATCTTAAATTTAGAGCAAGAAATATacgaaaattattcttttaataatttctgtgCACGAAATGAACGTTTCAACACAGGAATATCTGAATTAACTATTCTGGAAACTGCTGTTGAAGAATGGAATCCGTTTAAAAATGATCAAGAGAAATACCCTTCGTTCATT encodes the following:
- the LOC126265569 gene encoding uncharacterized protein LOC126265569; this translates as MLPSSNQVQLHGLDSGSEENCHQDADLPMMNNNGIENIKLRGDSKAAKLGDRYETSILTHLAIRCALDKTIRNFQIVYNAKDHGDLDDIVINEDNRFMTCVQLKHKAERSNISLEYKKFEKTYNDVLVPKYQNHFQKGLKLNIIVLSNSNVRLPENMKKIVRNEEVWRISLVPETEKCSNLNM